In Candidatus Defluviilinea proxima, a single genomic region encodes these proteins:
- a CDS encoding ABC transporter ATP-binding protein has protein sequence MFNQEEQTISFKEINWKRLLGYLTPYWGKMGLALLALLASSGFGLAFPLVIVRLLDSVTQAKTFGPLNNLALLLIGIFLLQALFTSVQSYLLSYVGEHIVYDLRTSLYAQLQKLSLSFYSSRRVGDIVSRLSSDVTQMRTMLTGNLTGFLSQVVALIGSIIIVLTMNTRLTLFILALVPVLIVVAGVFGSRLQKASTTIQDELADSTVVAEEGLQGIRVVKSFGRETYEVNRYSNAMEKTFKASLRMAVYSSAFQALMMFLGFSTIAAIMWYGGREVISGHLTLAMITGFLMYGISIAASLGGMAGLYAQLRSAIGGVQRVFEILDTTPAIQDEPNATVMPPALGHISFEDVSFTYDGQAHVLHNVSLDVKAGEILALVGPSGAGKSTIFNLIPRFYDPTDGLIRLDGLDLRSVTQQSLREQIGIVPQETILFGGTIRENILYGRLDATEEEMIEAAKAANAHEFIMAFPKQYETIVGERGMNLSGGQRQRIAIARAILKDPAILLLDEATSSLDNESEGLVQEALDRLMQNRTTVIVAHRLSTIKVAHRIAVLDKGRIVELGTHDELMELNGLYAKLYSMQFRDPEEELSTLKAKESVSQSRYEEEKAQKRPTGLLSTIFGGD, from the coding sequence ATGTTCAATCAAGAAGAACAGACAATATCTTTCAAGGAGATCAACTGGAAGCGTCTGCTTGGTTATTTAACTCCCTATTGGGGCAAAATGGGGCTGGCTCTGCTGGCGTTACTGGCTTCCAGCGGATTTGGTCTCGCCTTCCCGTTGGTGATCGTGCGCCTACTGGATTCCGTGACTCAAGCCAAAACGTTTGGCCCGCTCAATAATCTGGCGCTGTTGTTGATCGGTATATTTTTGTTGCAAGCGCTGTTTACATCCGTGCAATCATATTTGCTCTCGTACGTTGGCGAGCATATCGTCTATGACTTGCGCACATCGCTGTACGCGCAATTGCAAAAACTCTCGCTCAGTTTTTACTCGTCACGCCGCGTGGGAGATATCGTCTCGCGCCTCTCCAGCGATGTAACGCAAATGCGCACAATGTTAACCGGCAATCTGACTGGTTTTCTTAGCCAGGTAGTAGCTCTGATCGGTTCCATCATTATTGTATTGACGATGAATACACGTCTTACGCTCTTTATCCTTGCGCTGGTCCCTGTGTTGATCGTGGTCGCTGGTGTGTTTGGCAGTCGTTTGCAAAAAGCCAGTACCACCATTCAAGATGAATTAGCCGATTCAACCGTCGTTGCCGAAGAAGGTTTACAAGGCATTCGCGTCGTAAAAAGTTTTGGGCGTGAAACCTACGAAGTCAATCGCTATAGCAATGCCATGGAAAAAACTTTCAAGGCTTCCTTGCGCATGGCAGTATATAGTTCCGCCTTTCAAGCCTTGATGATGTTCCTCGGTTTCAGTACCATTGCCGCCATCATGTGGTACGGCGGGCGTGAAGTCATCTCGGGTCATCTCACGCTGGCGATGATCACTGGCTTTCTCATGTACGGCATTTCCATCGCCGCCAGTCTCGGTGGGATGGCGGGGCTCTATGCCCAACTTCGTTCTGCGATCGGTGGTGTACAGCGCGTCTTCGAAATTCTCGATACCACACCTGCGATCCAGGATGAACCGAATGCGACAGTCATGCCGCCTGCGTTGGGTCACATCAGTTTTGAAGATGTCTCGTTTACCTATGATGGACAAGCACACGTCTTGCATAACGTTTCATTGGATGTCAAAGCCGGTGAGATACTTGCGCTGGTTGGACCCAGCGGCGCAGGTAAGAGCACTATCTTCAATCTGATCCCGCGCTTCTACGACCCGACCGATGGGCTGATCCGTCTCGATGGGCTGGATCTCCGCTCAGTAACTCAGCAAAGTTTGCGCGAACAAATTGGTATCGTCCCGCAAGAGACGATCTTGTTCGGCGGCACGATCCGCGAAAATATTTTGTACGGTCGCTTGGATGCCACCGAAGAAGAAATGATCGAAGCCGCCAAAGCTGCAAACGCCCATGAATTCATCATGGCATTCCCGAAGCAATACGAAACCATCGTCGGTGAGCGCGGCATGAATCTCAGCGGCGGACAACGTCAACGCATTGCGATTGCGCGTGCCATTCTCAAAGACCCCGCCATTCTTTTATTGGATGAAGCGACCAGTTCACTCGATAACGAATCAGAAGGTCTGGTGCAAGAAGCGTTGGATCGTCTCATGCAGAACCGCACGACAGTCATTGTGGCGCATCGCCTGAGCACGATCAAAGTCGCGCATCGTATCGCAGTCTTGGACAAAGGCCGCATCGTGGAATTGGGGACGCATGATGAATTGATGGAACTCAACGGGCTGTACGCGAAGCTCTACTCCATGCAATTCCGTGACCCTGAAGAAGAACTCTCGACACTAAAAGCGAAAGAATCTGTGTCACAAAGTCGGTATGAAGAAGAAAAAGCCCAAAAAAGACCAACAGGACTTCTCAGCACCATTTTTGGTGGAGACTAA
- a CDS encoding TlpA family protein disulfide reductase, whose protein sequence is MTQPKKKYRRKGQNQFPVAPIAVGLLLIGFAVLLAALPKAESNTESLNSVVPMKVNYAAPELSLQNIEGKTERLTDYLGSVVLVNNWATWCPPCKAEMPTLVAYHNEHTADGFSVIAVEAGEPLEEVTPFVKSFEMTFPVWLDPNSASLKAFGNGTLPNSYVIDRTGTVRYAWTGEISKAMLEKYVTPLIK, encoded by the coding sequence ATGACACAGCCAAAGAAGAAATATCGCCGCAAAGGACAAAATCAATTTCCCGTCGCGCCCATTGCAGTGGGGCTGTTACTGATCGGCTTTGCTGTTCTACTCGCGGCTTTACCAAAAGCGGAAAGTAATACGGAATCGCTCAATTCTGTCGTACCGATGAAAGTCAACTATGCGGCGCCAGAATTGTCCTTGCAAAATATTGAGGGCAAGACCGAAAGATTGACAGATTATCTTGGCAGTGTCGTGTTGGTCAACAATTGGGCAACGTGGTGTCCACCCTGCAAAGCAGAGATGCCAACTCTTGTGGCGTATCACAATGAACATACAGCTGACGGTTTCTCCGTCATCGCCGTGGAAGCAGGCGAGCCATTGGAAGAGGTAACACCGTTCGTCAAAAGTTTTGAAATGACCTTCCCCGTTTGGCTTGATCCGAACAGCGCTTCACTGAAAGCTTTCGGCAATGGGACTCTCCCCAACTCGTACGTGATCGACCGCACTGGGACCGTCCGTTATGCGTGGACAGGCGAGATCAGCAAGGCGATGTTGGAGAAGTACGTCACGCCGTTGATCAAGTAG
- a CDS encoding DMT family transporter: MDFIGEAAALATSFFFAFTSLIFASSGRKVGSHVTNRARLLFALIYLLILNLILFREPLPFSADPSRWIWLGLSGIIGLSLGDAFYFQSLVSVGPRLGSLLLSLAPIFGSVIAWIFFHETLSALQITGIVLALAGIGWVVMSHAEPPGTPHGHTKRGVLFGVLAGLGQAVGLVLSKQGMFDGFSPFQANAIRMFAATLFTWAWTIIQGQAGETITVLREKPRVIGLIALGAVVGPLLGVSASLLAVQHAEIGVASTLMALPPVIVLPFSYFVFKEKVGWQAVAGTVLAIVGVAVLFTT, from the coding sequence ATGGACTTCATCGGTGAAGCCGCCGCATTGGCGACATCGTTCTTTTTTGCTTTTACATCACTGATCTTCGCCTCCTCCGGGCGCAAGGTCGGCTCACACGTGACCAACCGAGCACGCCTTCTATTTGCTTTGATCTATCTTTTGATCTTGAATCTCATCCTCTTTCGCGAGCCATTGCCATTTTCAGCAGATCCATCACGTTGGATATGGCTTGGGCTCTCCGGCATCATCGGACTTTCGCTAGGGGACGCCTTCTACTTTCAGTCGCTTGTCTCTGTCGGGCCACGCCTCGGAAGTCTACTTTTGAGCCTGGCTCCCATCTTTGGCTCGGTCATCGCCTGGATCTTCTTCCACGAAACTTTAAGCGCGTTGCAGATCACAGGTATTGTCCTTGCATTGGCGGGAATCGGTTGGGTGGTTATGTCGCATGCAGAGCCGCCCGGCACCCCACATGGACACACCAAACGCGGTGTACTTTTTGGTGTGTTGGCAGGTCTTGGTCAGGCAGTGGGACTTGTCCTTTCGAAACAAGGAATGTTCGATGGATTCTCACCATTTCAAGCGAATGCCATCCGTATGTTTGCGGCGACGCTATTCACCTGGGCATGGACCATTATCCAAGGTCAGGCCGGGGAAACCATCACTGTCTTACGGGAGAAGCCTCGCGTCATAGGTTTGATCGCGCTTGGTGCAGTGGTAGGACCGTTATTGGGCGTCTCGGCATCCCTGCTTGCTGTGCAACATGCAGAGATCGGTGTGGCCAGCACATTGATGGCATTGCCGCCGGTGATCGTCCTGCCGTTCAGTTATTTTGTGTTCAAGGAAAAGGTTGGCTGGCAGGCAGTAGCAGGGACAGTCCTTGCCATTGTGGGAGTAGCCGTATTATTTACAACGTAA
- a CDS encoding class I SAM-dependent methyltransferase: protein MEHTDHVELLRPANLSQGIYADFGAGSGAFTLALRELVGLDSTIYAIDKDRSSLKELEANHRARFNTTRNLILLKDDFSLSQSMPLLDGIVMANSLHFFKDKEKILRHVRAHLKPNGALLLVEYNVDVGNMWVPYPISFNVCRVLVKRVGFTEPKLLAKTPSRFLNEFYSAVAYREQK from the coding sequence ATGGAACATACTGACCACGTTGAACTTTTGCGTCCTGCGAATTTATCACAAGGTATTTATGCGGACTTCGGCGCGGGAAGCGGCGCATTTACCCTGGCACTGCGTGAATTGGTTGGACTCGACTCAACCATCTATGCCATCGACAAAGACCGCTCCTCCCTCAAGGAATTGGAAGCCAATCACCGTGCCCGCTTCAATACGACCCGCAACCTGATCCTGCTCAAAGATGACTTTTCCCTCTCTCAAAGCATGCCTCTGCTTGATGGCATTGTGATGGCGAATTCCCTGCACTTCTTCAAGGACAAGGAAAAGATCCTCCGCCACGTGCGCGCACACCTCAAGCCCAATGGCGCGTTGTTGTTGGTCGAATACAACGTGGATGTGGGCAATATGTGGGTCCCTTACCCGATCTCGTTCAATGTCTGCCGTGTATTGGTGAAACGCGTAGGCTTTACGGAGCCAAAATTGTTGGCGAAAACACCGTCACGTTTTTTGAACGAGTTCTATTCTGCAGTAGCCTATCGGGAACAGAAATGA
- a CDS encoding response regulator transcription factor, with protein sequence MSKILIVDDDAHIRELVRVFLRNDGFEIFEAADGVEALSILDSTKADLAVIDIMMPKMDGWELCQEIKASFDIPVLMLTAKGETSQKLKGFQLGTDDYLVKPFEPLEMVARVKALLKRYKIEASQTVRLGEVMLDQKSYQAVVDGENITLPLKEFDLLFKLASYPGRTFSREQLIEDIWGYEFHGNDRTLDVHIYRLRERFPEEKYSFKIATIRGLGYRLEVAA encoded by the coding sequence ATGAGCAAGATATTAATTGTAGACGATGATGCCCATATCCGTGAATTGGTGCGGGTCTTTTTACGGAATGATGGCTTTGAGATCTTTGAAGCCGCAGATGGCGTGGAAGCGCTGTCCATTTTGGATTCCACCAAAGCGGACTTGGCTGTCATTGACATCATGATGCCCAAAATGGACGGTTGGGAATTGTGTCAGGAGATCAAAGCCAGTTTTGATATTCCCGTTTTGATGTTGACCGCCAAAGGCGAGACCAGCCAAAAATTGAAGGGATTCCAACTCGGCACGGACGATTATTTGGTCAAACCATTCGAGCCGTTGGAGATGGTGGCGCGTGTCAAAGCCTTGTTGAAGCGATACAAGATCGAAGCATCGCAAACAGTCCGTCTGGGCGAAGTGATGTTGGATCAAAAAAGTTATCAGGCCGTTGTGGATGGTGAAAATATAACACTGCCGCTCAAAGAATTTGATTTACTGTTCAAGTTGGCGAGTTACCCTGGGCGCACTTTTTCACGTGAGCAATTGATCGAAGATATTTGGGGCTATGAATTTCACGGCAACGACCGCACATTGGACGTGCATATTTATCGTTTGCGTGAACGGTTTCCTGAAGAGAAATATTCTTTCAAGATCGCCACCATTCGTGGTCTCGGATATCGCCTGGAGGTAGCTGCGTGA
- a CDS encoding GHKL domain-containing protein translates to MVTVTFFLTGYVYTLLHWQAPPLFIQIANTLLGLFFAGLLFGIVGKFARVRGWFPEMNIFAPILDALERITRGDFSVRLSPDEARDNPMMSKLTDSVNKMASELHQWESTRQEFISNVSHEIQSPLTSIRGFAKALENDELTIEERHHYLNIIEDESMRLSRITEDLLKMASLESDHLEFEPKTYRLDKQLRSLILVCEPQWSEKSIQMDVSLDELEIIADEDLLSQVWINLLHNAIKFTPQAGFIKVTLSPRDSFAEIRISDNGIGISEEDRERIFERFYKADKSRTRASGGSGLGLSIVKKIVDLHNGTIKVESEQDKGTTFIVNLPQTHI, encoded by the coding sequence ATGGTGACAGTTACCTTTTTTCTGACTGGCTATGTTTACACATTGCTTCACTGGCAGGCTCCTCCATTATTTATTCAGATCGCCAACACGCTGTTAGGCTTATTTTTTGCTGGCTTGCTATTTGGGATTGTCGGTAAGTTTGCTCGTGTACGCGGTTGGTTCCCAGAGATGAATATCTTTGCTCCCATTCTTGATGCACTCGAACGAATTACCCGTGGCGATTTCAGCGTACGTTTGTCACCCGATGAAGCAAGAGATAATCCCATGATGAGTAAATTGACAGATAGCGTAAATAAAATGGCAAGCGAACTTCACCAATGGGAAAGCACGCGACAGGAATTCATCTCCAATGTGTCGCATGAGATCCAATCGCCACTCACATCCATTCGTGGGTTTGCGAAAGCATTGGAAAACGATGAACTGACTATCGAAGAGCGTCATCATTATCTCAACATCATCGAAGATGAAAGTATGCGTCTCTCGCGTATCACAGAAGATTTGCTCAAGATGGCTTCTTTAGAATCAGATCATCTTGAGTTTGAGCCGAAGACATATCGTTTGGATAAACAACTTCGAAGTCTGATCCTTGTCTGCGAACCGCAATGGAGCGAAAAATCCATTCAAATGGACGTCTCTCTCGACGAGTTGGAGATCATAGCCGATGAAGACCTGCTCAGCCAGGTGTGGATCAACCTCCTGCACAACGCGATCAAATTCACGCCGCAGGCTGGTTTTATCAAAGTGACCTTATCTCCCCGTGACTCTTTTGCCGAAATCCGAATCTCTGATAATGGCATCGGCATTTCCGAAGAAGACCGCGAACGCATCTTCGAGCGTTTCTATAAAGCTGATAAATCTCGCACGCGTGCCAGTGGCGGCAGTGGACTTGGACTTTCCATCGTCAAAAAGATAGTTGACCTGCACAATGGGACGATTAAAGTAGAAAGCGAGCAAGATAAAGGAACAACCTTTATTGTCAATTTACCACAGACACATATATAA
- a CDS encoding DMT family transporter gives MESIILIILIGLAGGIAVGLQSPMASMLTQRLGIFESIFIVHIGGALIALVPLLIYSGGKLSQWRSAPWYTLGAGIFGLVVIAAISYMIPRVGVAAAVTTIVAGQVLAGAVIDHYGILDAAVRPLDVTRIIGLAVVLFGVWLTVK, from the coding sequence ATGGAATCAATCATCCTCATCATTCTGATCGGTTTGGCGGGCGGAATCGCAGTGGGACTGCAAAGCCCGATGGCAAGCATGCTCACACAGCGACTGGGAATCTTCGAAAGCATCTTCATTGTTCATATTGGCGGGGCGTTGATTGCGTTGGTCCCATTGTTGATCTATAGCGGTGGGAAATTGAGTCAATGGCGGAGTGCGCCATGGTATACGCTCGGTGCAGGGATATTCGGTTTGGTCGTGATTGCGGCGATCAGTTATATGATCCCGCGTGTGGGCGTGGCGGCAGCGGTTACAACGATTGTCGCGGGACAAGTCCTTGCAGGTGCGGTGATCGATCACTACGGCATTCTGGATGCGGCTGTTCGTCCATTGGATGTGACACGAATCATCGGACTGGCTGTTGTTTTGTTCGGGGTTTGGTTGACCGTTAAATAA
- a CDS encoding MFS transporter, which yields MSSNTRHDPYAALRHRDYRLLLIGRFITAFGNEMLTAAISWEIWIRTNQELALGMVGLVQVIPVILLSLPAGHVADQYNRRRIVVTTEIIIALCVLGLGWLSYTAGPLYLIYTLLFVIGVARAFHEPASSTLVPETVPPHLFASAATWNTSAWHAASVTGPMLAGVLIGFFNAVTFIYIFAASAAIIFVILLSMIKGRNLALAEKSATLKSLTEGLKFMRDTKVILAAITLDMFAVLFGGAVALLPVYATDILKVGSLGYGIMRAAPSAGALLMAFVIAHVPPMKQAGKTLLYAVAGFGIATIVFGLSKSIWLSVLMLASLGALDNISVVIRGTLLLTHTPDHMRGRISSVNSIFIGVSNELGAFESGVAASLLGPVGAVVFGGIGTIVVVLTIARLFPEMRKLKTLDVPEKVLAAN from the coding sequence ATGTCATCGAACACACGGCACGATCCTTACGCGGCTCTGCGCCACAGAGATTATCGGTTATTGCTTATTGGTCGCTTTATCACAGCGTTCGGCAACGAAATGCTCACAGCTGCCATCAGTTGGGAGATATGGATTCGCACAAATCAAGAACTCGCACTCGGCATGGTGGGGTTGGTACAGGTTATCCCCGTCATTTTGCTTTCACTTCCCGCAGGCCATGTAGCAGACCAATACAACCGCAGGCGTATTGTCGTCACTACAGAAATCATTATCGCGTTATGTGTTTTAGGCTTGGGTTGGCTTTCTTATACCGCAGGACCGTTGTACTTGATCTATACGCTTCTGTTTGTGATCGGCGTTGCGCGTGCCTTTCATGAACCAGCCTCTTCGACTCTCGTCCCCGAGACAGTTCCGCCACATCTGTTTGCCAGCGCCGCTACATGGAATACCAGTGCCTGGCATGCCGCATCGGTCACTGGCCCTATGCTTGCAGGCGTCTTAATTGGTTTTTTCAACGCTGTGACATTTATCTACATCTTCGCCGCATCTGCGGCCATCATCTTTGTGATTTTATTGTCCATGATCAAGGGACGTAATCTGGCATTGGCAGAAAAATCAGCCACGTTGAAATCCCTGACCGAAGGTCTCAAATTCATGCGTGACACAAAGGTGATCCTCGCCGCGATCACACTGGATATGTTTGCTGTGTTGTTCGGCGGTGCAGTCGCGTTACTCCCTGTGTACGCAACGGATATCCTCAAGGTCGGTTCACTGGGATATGGCATTATGCGCGCCGCGCCATCTGCTGGTGCGCTCCTTATGGCGTTTGTCATTGCCCACGTCCCACCGATGAAGCAGGCAGGCAAAACATTGTTGTACGCAGTTGCAGGCTTTGGGATCGCAACCATTGTATTCGGGCTTTCCAAATCGATCTGGCTCTCGGTACTCATGCTCGCCAGCCTCGGCGCGTTGGATAACATCAGCGTTGTCATTCGCGGCACGCTGTTGTTGACTCATACCCCCGATCACATGCGCGGACGCATCTCATCGGTCAACAGTATTTTCATTGGCGTATCCAATGAACTAGGTGCATTCGAATCGGGTGTAGCCGCATCGTTACTGGGACCTGTCGGTGCTGTAGTATTCGGAGGCATCGGTACGATCGTTGTAGTGCTGACGATTGCACGTCTCTTCCCCGAGATGCGAAAGCTGAAAACTTTGGATGTGCCAGAAAAAGTACTAGCCGCAAATTGA
- a CDS encoding isoprenylcysteine carboxylmethyltransferase family protein, translating to MKLLKSVLFLVLVPGLLIGYFPYWPSITDVEVFATGSFRYLAIPLWVASSVGMLWCFWNFLVNGRGTPAPIDPPKELVAVGLYRYVRNPMYVAGLTGLFGWILWSPSLPLIVAPLIFFIATHLFITLYEESTLKKKFGATYESYLKQVPRWIPKFK from the coding sequence ATGAAACTCTTAAAATCCGTTCTCTTCCTCGTTCTTGTGCCGGGGTTGTTGATCGGTTATTTCCCTTACTGGCCTTCAATAACTGACGTAGAGGTGTTTGCAACTGGATCATTCCGTTATCTCGCCATCCCGTTATGGGTCGCCAGTAGCGTAGGGATGCTTTGGTGCTTCTGGAATTTTCTTGTCAACGGGAGAGGCACACCCGCTCCCATTGACCCGCCAAAGGAATTGGTGGCTGTCGGGTTGTATCGTTACGTCCGCAACCCAATGTATGTAGCAGGATTAACAGGCCTGTTCGGCTGGATACTCTGGTCACCTTCACTGCCGTTGATCGTTGCACCACTCATCTTTTTCATCGCAACACATTTATTTATAACCCTATACGAAGAATCGACTCTCAAAAAGAAATTCGGCGCGACCTATGAAAGTTATTTAAAACAAGTTCCGCGTTGGATCCCGAAATTCAAGTAA
- the polX gene encoding DNA polymerase/3'-5' exonuclease PolX, with the protein MMNNRQLADIFTLIGNLLEIKGEIIYKTLAYRKASESLMSLGREASEYWKEGKLEDIPGVGKAISEKIDELLNTGKLEFLEKLKKEVPEELAGWLAVPGMGPKKIAMIWKTLGITALSDLESAAKDGKLRDLPGMGAKSESAIIEGIASLSRRSGRISIGRAYPLAQEIVKTLKKVKGVVAAEPAGSLRRMRSTVGDLDILVAAKDSAPVMEAVVNLPGVSRVLGKGEFKSSIEFTDGVRAQVWVHPPQEFGTALQYATGSKDHNVLLRQLALDKGLSLSDHSFKKVKGGKEIFCATEEEVYETLGLQWVPPELREGRDEVALAKAGKLPKLIEVKDIKSNLHMHSNYSDGKLSMLDMAKAAIKRGLKVIVFSDHSVSLGVANGLSIERHKQQAAEIKKIQKQLGDEILILHSSEVEIKADGSLDYPDEFLASLDLVVASLHSSLRQPREKITERLLKAVNNPHVDIIGHPTGREIPNREGADLDMEVILQAAAKSGVAMEMSASPYRLDLDDAHARRAKELGVLLSINTDAHSEEDYDLLHYGVAIARRAGLTKNDVINTWSADKLVKWLKKRG; encoded by the coding sequence ATGATGAACAACCGTCAACTCGCAGATATATTTACTCTTATTGGTAACTTGCTCGAGATCAAGGGCGAGATCATTTACAAAACACTTGCGTATCGCAAAGCATCCGAAAGTCTCATGAGCCTGGGGCGTGAAGCCTCCGAATATTGGAAAGAGGGCAAACTTGAAGATATCCCCGGCGTGGGCAAAGCCATTTCAGAAAAAATTGATGAGCTACTCAACACAGGCAAGCTTGAATTTCTGGAAAAGCTCAAAAAGGAAGTGCCTGAAGAATTAGCAGGATGGCTTGCCGTCCCTGGCATGGGACCGAAGAAGATCGCGATGATCTGGAAGACATTGGGCATCACGGCTCTTTCTGACCTTGAGTCTGCCGCGAAAGACGGAAAGCTTCGCGACCTCCCCGGCATGGGCGCCAAGTCCGAGAGTGCCATCATCGAAGGGATTGCATCCTTATCCCGCAGGTCAGGGAGGATTTCCATCGGGCGAGCGTATCCACTTGCACAGGAGATCGTCAAGACTCTCAAAAAGGTGAAGGGAGTCGTCGCCGCTGAACCAGCTGGCAGTTTAAGAAGGATGCGTTCGACAGTCGGTGACTTGGATATTTTAGTGGCAGCAAAAGATTCCGCTCCCGTCATGGAGGCGGTTGTCAATCTACCCGGTGTGAGTCGTGTATTGGGAAAAGGCGAATTCAAATCCAGCATCGAATTCACGGACGGAGTCCGTGCGCAAGTGTGGGTGCATCCGCCGCAGGAGTTTGGGACGGCGTTGCAATATGCAACGGGCTCGAAGGATCACAATGTGTTGTTGCGGCAACTCGCGCTCGATAAAGGACTGTCGCTTTCGGATCATTCGTTCAAGAAGGTCAAGGGCGGCAAGGAAATTTTCTGCGCGACCGAAGAGGAAGTGTACGAGACGCTCGGCTTGCAATGGGTGCCACCTGAACTACGCGAGGGACGTGATGAAGTGGCGTTGGCAAAGGCGGGCAAACTGCCGAAGTTGATCGAAGTGAAAGACATCAAGTCCAATTTGCACATGCACTCGAATTACAGTGATGGCAAGTTGAGTATGCTTGATATGGCAAAGGCCGCGATCAAACGCGGCTTGAAAGTGATCGTGTTCTCAGATCATTCGGTGAGTCTGGGCGTGGCGAACGGCTTATCCATTGAACGGCATAAGCAACAGGCGGCGGAGATCAAAAAGATTCAAAAGCAACTCGGCGACGAGATCCTTATTTTGCACTCCAGCGAAGTGGAGATCAAAGCCGATGGCTCGTTGGATTATCCTGATGAATTTCTGGCTTCGCTCGATCTAGTGGTAGCTTCGTTACATTCCAGTTTACGCCAGCCACGTGAAAAAATTACGGAACGTTTGTTGAAAGCCGTGAACAATCCACACGTGGACATCATCGGTCACCCGACGGGACGTGAGATCCCCAACCGCGAAGGCGCGGATTTGGACATGGAAGTCATTCTGCAAGCCGCGGCAAAGTCAGGCGTGGCAATGGAAATGAGTGCCAGTCCATATCGCCTCGATCTCGATGATGCCCACGCCCGCCGCGCAAAAGAGTTGGGTGTGCTATTGAGCATCAACACCGATGCTCACTCTGAAGAGGATTATGATCTGCTTCATTACGGTGTTGCCATCGCAAGGCGCGCCGGGTTGACGAAGAATGACGTTATCAATACCTGGTCAGCGGATAAGTTGGTGAAGTGGTTGAAGAAAAGAGGGTAA
- a CDS encoding ribose-phosphate pyrophosphokinase encodes MTNSSIPAEEVRFFSGSSNKALAANIASDLGVPLDDTHITRFSNDNLYIQLGATVRYRRVYIVQSLSQPVNDHLMELLMMLDIARAAAATEVHAIIPYYSFGRSDKKDAARISITARLVADLLKTAGATHVMSMMLHSPQVHGFFSVPTDPLSARPVFSEHLEKRDLSKHIVVAPDMGSAKSAARFAKSLNLPIAAGNKERISDTQVKISGLVGNQVNGHKSALIYDDEIATGGSIDELSRVLIEEGVEDITVVCTHGVFTRGGLERLAALPEITEIVTTDTVHIPLEKRHPKLTVLSVAPVFADAIRHNLNHESINDLFVFGD; translated from the coding sequence ATGACAAATTCTTCTATTCCCGCAGAGGAAGTCCGTTTTTTTAGTGGCAGTTCAAACAAAGCACTTGCCGCAAATATCGCAAGCGATCTTGGTGTTCCACTGGATGACACCCACATCACCCGCTTTAGCAACGACAACCTTTATATCCAGCTTGGCGCCACAGTGCGCTATCGCCGTGTGTATATCGTGCAGTCGCTTTCACAACCGGTCAATGACCATTTGATGGAACTGTTGATGATGCTCGATATTGCGCGCGCCGCCGCGGCCACAGAAGTCCATGCTATCATCCCTTATTATTCATTCGGCCGCTCGGACAAAAAAGACGCCGCCCGTATTTCCATCACAGCCCGCCTCGTGGCAGACCTGTTGAAGACCGCCGGAGCTACGCATGTAATGAGTATGATGCTTCACTCGCCTCAAGTGCACGGCTTTTTCTCCGTTCCGACCGATCCGCTAAGCGCTCGCCCGGTCTTTAGCGAACACCTTGAAAAACGCGACCTGAGCAAGCACATCGTCGTAGCGCCGGATATGGGCTCAGCCAAGTCTGCGGCACGTTTTGCAAAAAGCCTGAATCTGCCGATCGCGGCAGGAAACAAGGAACGCATTTCCGATACACAGGTAAAGATCAGCGGATTGGTGGGCAACCAAGTCAACGGGCACAAAAGTGCATTGATCTATGATGACGAGATCGCCACCGGCGGCTCCATTGACGAATTAAGCCGTGTCTTGATCGAAGAAGGCGTGGAGGATATTACTGTCGTCTGCACACACGGCGTATTCACACGTGGAGGTCTGGAGAGACTGGCGGCTCTCCCAGAGATCACCGAGATCGTCACAACAGATACGGTCCACATCCCGCTGGAGAAACGCCATCCGAAGTTAACCGTGTTATCCGTTGCGCCAGTCTTTGCGGATGCGATACGACATAACCTCAATCACGAATCCATCAACGATCTATTTGTATTTGGAGATTGA